One genomic segment of Diceros bicornis minor isolate mBicDic1 chromosome 25, mDicBic1.mat.cur, whole genome shotgun sequence includes these proteins:
- the LOC131421749 gene encoding uncharacterized protein C12orf42-like encodes MACKRQLCTRQYIIPRSPAVSTASSEEESYREASPSPTPLSEWDQTPLIFTARREINKRDREAPKQVWSSLFLEQQMTKKSIQLHSVNPLYLEATGTHINRHVRLQNKPSCISKGDSVSPGPAPRPYTAAGLCRRSQTPSAASRVSRSSSEPKLEERTAATAGALANPDFQSQLQGAPGNPVVRSAVAMASETLPKHPHPLGKRGPRADASLHGNLAGAPLPQFAGAPTHLPSKRLIKVCSSPHSRPPWRFHTVCSQAPPRPGVNAHLR; translated from the exons ATGGCATGTAAGAGACAGCTTTGTACTCGTCAGTACATTATCCCCAGATCTCCTGCTGTAAGTACAGCTTCTTCCGAAGAAGAAAGCTACAGAGAAGCCAGCCCCTCCCCAACACCATTGAGTGAATGGGACCAGACCCCATTGATCTTCACTGCCAGACGAGAAATTaataagagagacagagaagcacCTAAGCAAGTCTGGAGCAGTCTATTTTTGGAACAGCAAATGACAAAAAAGTCTATTCAACTCCACTCAGTAAATCCCCTGTACTTGGAGGCTACAGGCACACACATCAATAGACACGTGAGACTTCAGAACAAGCCCTCTTGCATTTCCAAGGGAGATTCTGTCTCACCTG gTCCCGCTCCGAGACCTTACACTGCCGCCGGCCTCTGCAGGAGAAGCCAGACCCCTTCGGCGGCGTCGAGGGTGTCCCGGAGTTCCTCAGAGCCCAAGCTAGAGGAGAGGACGGCAGCCACAGCCGGCGCTCTGGCAAACCCAGATTTCCAAAGCCAGCTCCAGGGCGCGCCCGGAAATCCAGTCGTAAGAAGCGCAGTTGCCATGGCATCGGAGACGCTCCCCAAGCATCCTCATCCCCTGGGGAAAAGGGGGCCCAGGGCGGACGCCTCCCTCCACGGCAATCTGGCAGGAGCGCCCCTTCCTCAGTTTGCCGGTGCTCCCACCCATCTCCCCTCGAAGAGGTTAATCAAGGTTTGCTCTTCTCCCCACTCCCGCCCACCCTGGCGTTTCCATACGGTTTGTTCACAGGCCCCTCCTAGGCCGGGGGTGAATGCTCACTTACGTTGA